In a single window of the Veillonellaceae bacterium genome:
- a CDS encoding trimeric intracellular cation channel family protein yields MTAWNVFEFMGIAAFAVSGALTGIQKRLDVFGVLVLAIITAIGGGIMRDVIIGNTPPLTFRDPTFFIISSGVTIVVFFTYRWLENYKDTIQIFDAIGLGAFTATSAKLALQHNLDSLVIITTVSVITGIGGSVIRDVIVKEIPYVFRQEVYAITTIMGAIVFYYSQMYFAGPIPLYLAFAITTGLRLCCIKYGWNFPVIGKNQIKQ; encoded by the coding sequence ATGACAGCTTGGAATGTATTTGAGTTTATGGGAATAGCGGCTTTTGCCGTTTCCGGTGCATTAACCGGAATACAAAAAAGATTAGACGTCTTTGGCGTATTAGTATTAGCCATAATTACGGCGATTGGCGGCGGGATAATGCGGGACGTTATTATTGGAAATACACCGCCGTTAACATTTCGAGACCCTACTTTTTTTATTATTAGTTCGGGAGTTACGATTGTTGTTTTTTTTACTTACCGATGGTTAGAGAATTACAAAGATACTATTCAAATCTTTGATGCCATCGGGCTAGGTGCGTTTACGGCTACCAGTGCAAAACTGGCGCTCCAACACAATTTAGATTCTCTAGTTATTATAACTACGGTTTCTGTGATTACGGGAATCGGTGGCAGTGTTATCCGCGACGTGATTGTCAAGGAAATTCCTTATGTATTTCGGCAGGAAGTTTATGCAATAACTACTATAATGGGGGCTATCGTCTTTTATTACTCCCAGATGTACTTTGCCGGGCCTATACCTTTATATCTTGCTTTTGCTATTACAACGGGATTGCGGCTATGCTGCATCAAGTATGGCTGGAACTTTCCGGTTATCGGCAAAAACCAGATTAAGCAATGA